The region actttcttgagcacaaggtcaccttctcggaacacacgaggcttgaccttcttatcaaatgctttcttcattctctgctgatataactgaccatggcacatggcagttaatctcttctcttcaatcaaattcagttggtcagAACGACTCTGAGCCCATTCAGtatcagtcaacttgggacttgagggtatcaggcttcttttattcttttttctatttgaaatttttttcctgatttttgcttttactttgatttttcaccctcttctcttgtttttttttacattacattggtaatgccccagtttgactgttgcTGGGTTCCTGAGACGCAGCTGAATGATTTGCTTTTTATTGCTCAAGTGCTCGGGAAATCTCATCAGGgatcccttcaacatcatcttcctctgcctcgaatacaaggaattcaaatttgggagatggcgttggatcattatgttcaatgggtttagaaatccctgcatagtgattctggataatgaaaagcttttgaatttaaacaagcaaatcatttatgcagatgaaaaagctgttttcttgtttttcagggttttttgtgatcactgatttcatgcaaaaagcaaaaagtgaaaacaaatggaaaaacaaatgtttaacaatgcattaattgaatgaaaacatcattgcattaaatgctgccaacaatgtcatcacttctccttttggcatgggagaagggttttaaacaaagtgagcattattactctgatctatggataactgtaggaacatccacaacgacccaattgtggcagacgccaccaggaataacaaaattgctcatatcctctgtatcttcttcaatgatagcagcgGCTTCCTCTTCGACAGActgatcgtcatggatgaatcctccactcgtgaacagaccgtgctcattatatgccccagaacaaaagccaatgccagcccgggatttattgtcttctagctcaatcaccttccctaaaccagcgactgcaccacattcaatggccagttttgcatcacggtaggaagcaaatgatggagacttcttctcaataggttcatcaatagataaagcttggaacggggttccaacttcatcctctgcatcaatatatgagaaggaagacaggtggctaaccaggagagccttttctccccctaccacaaccagttttttattcttaacaaacttcagcttctggtgtagggtggatgtcacggcgccagcctcgtgaatccatggcctgccaaggagacagctgtatgatgggtggatgtccattacctggaaggtaacctggaaatcacttgggcctatcttgatagggagatcaacttcccctattacggtcttgcgcgacccatcaaaagccttcacaacaaccccactctgcctcataggaggaccttggtatgacaatctggagagtgtggatttaggcaacacattaagagatgatccagtgtccaccaacacattggacatagcatcagatttgcagttcagAGATATgtgtagagccatgttgtggtctcttccctcctcagggagatcagcgtcactgaaactcaaagtgttgcgagcagtgatgtttgcaacaatactgtcaaattgttcaatggtgacgtcatgatcaacgtacgccaaatccaatactttctgcagagcctccctatggggttctgaatgcaTCAGCAAGGATAATATGGAGATTTTGGaaggcgtgtgtagaagctggtctacaacgttatattcgctcttcttgatgagcctcagcatctcatcagattcttcattcgaaatgccactcgggccagctGAAGAAGTAGGAGTTTTTTGTATGGAAgagggtctggcaacatcaagtgccggattctggCTATTAACTGCAGTCCCAACTGGACGCTCAGaagattcagaagcaacaggggCCTTAACAGGCGCAGAGAatacacgaccactccgggtcaggCCGCTTACATCGACAATATTGGTAACAGCAGTTGATGGCAAAGGCACTTCCACCCCATCTTGCACGGCAACTGGATTGTACCTGAATGGCACAGCTCTATCAGAAGAATACGGCACGGGGCCGGCAGGTTTAATCACAAGTGAAGGAGAAgtcttcggcttgctgctatcgtagcgaataacaacaggctctggcaatttgaacactggagatataacattaacctcaggttcatcttcgtcgacattgcgattctggagaatctcaatggttccttcgtctaaCAATTCTTGTAGCTCTCTTCGTACCTGATTGCACCCCAGACGGTTCACCGAACAGATACGACACTTATCATGATCATGTACCATATGGCTATACTGGCACAGCAGGCGATGTAACTCCACCAACGATTGTCtaatatgactcacatatttgactttgtatttcccagggcatccctggaccatgtttacagatttcccatgcgaaggcagtgggttcttggtaacatttgggcccgaatcttcgaagctcaaaattccacatctcatcaggtcttgaacctttgtcttgagtggataacagttctctatattatggcccggagctccggaatgatacacacaatgctgatctggtttgtaccaccattgtggattagcaggaatggcaggaggatccctgggagtaaccaatttcctctccaacaaggagggataaagctctgcgtatgacatggggataggatcgaagctgatctttttcCGGTCATAACTCAAATTGGCTTGATTTGTTGTGCtcccacgaggctggtaggcctgttgctgtgggcgCTGCGGTTGCTGATATTGAGGTTGCTGATATTGATGCTGAGGTTGATACTGCTGAGaattgtctttgaagacaggaGCGATATGGGCCACCTGATGTTGATGACCTGCACGGCGAGTCGGTTTCCCCTGAACCGGAGGTTTCCTTGACCtatgggactgcacagcatgtgcttccccatccttcttcttagcaaaagagccatacctcttgctagaagagccttcatccttagccaaccgtccttcacggacaccctcttcaagtctcatccccatattcaccatctcggtgaagtctgagggagcactagccaccattcgctcataataaaatgagctaagagttttaaggaaaatcttagtcatttctttctcctcgagcggtggagtgatctgagccgcaagctctcgccacctctgggcgtactctttaaaagtctccttatccttctgcgacatagacctgagttgatctctgtcaggcgccatatcgacgttatatttgtattgcttgacgaaagcctcgccaaggtcattgaaggattGGACGTTGGCACTGTTCAGGTTCATATACCACCGAAGCGCAGCaccggacaagctgtcctggaagtagtggatcaatagctgatcgttgtcggtctgagttgacatcttcctggcgtacatgaccaggtgtgcaagaggacaggtgttccctttgtatttctcaaagtcaggaactttgaatttgattggaATTTTAACACCTGGAACTAGGCagagctcggcagcagacttgccgaataggtctttaccgcggagggtcttcaattccttcctcagctcaaggaattggtcattcatagcgtccattttctcattaacgtccgggccctcagatggctcggaatgatagatgggTTCCTCTGCCCTTGGCATAGCGTGCACAACAGGAGGAGCAGCAGtaatgaccgggctagatgccggcatatgaaCGAAGGTCGGAGCAGGGATGTctggcatgaaacctggaggcataccccacgggtACCCGGCTGGCATAACATTGGGCATATACTGAACACTGGCAGCAGGCATGACAGAAGTAGCAATCTCTGAGACAACGGTCCCCTGGACgggagttgcaggcggttgagcaggttgattctgagcagcaaggagttgctccatcagggcgccaagtctggcgacttcatctctcagttctctgttctcttgctctagctgatccattactcttgcagaattTGCTCGggtataataccggtgagtcagcttgtcttcaaaataaatgaagagcagagtcaggacaagaagaccagaaacaaggtacctgcttatgcaacatgatgcatgaaatgcttgtgcagatgcattgttttattttcaaggaacccttagggcattatttgcaatatttcgattatttaagcattttggatttcacatggaaaatatctcattcaatatattggacaaagaagtacaacaattcgattcaattacaaggagaaaaggaaaataacatcctatggatccctattagctcgggacgctggaagacgagaagtgcacaacttcttgatctctctctcataagccgcttccatatctgcttttgccttagcaagctgatcatacttcctcttccaaaacttagaagactgaggaagcaaagaagtccaggtgtcgttcgggtcgtcgatcacctgatgctcaagaaactctatcagagcatccttctccttaatctgttgcagcaattcttctctttcacggatccaagcacgtgaaaggtcttcttctctcgactcctctacacgttggatagggagggttgaaggcccagccacgTCCAAAGGTGTAGGCTTCGGATGGTCATAAGGCATCAGGTATTCGGCAGCTCGCTGTCTGACCCAggaagtataaggctccaaagcaatgcaattcttcggacccaattcattctTACTCTTCTTTCggatattgcgccaagcgcggacgaatctggctttcaagccttggggatctttaccctcctgaaagaatacaccttctaacagaatgttatgaggtttatcctttagggggaacccaagctgacgacgtgcaagtgtagggttgtagctgatcccaccacatgtaccgagaagaggcacattcgggaattcaccacaagaatcaataatctgcacagtatcatatACACGAtcgtaccaagagatatcatcattagtgagagacatgagtctctgagaccaccg is a window of Lathyrus oleraceus cultivar Zhongwan6 chromosome 6, CAAS_Psat_ZW6_1.0, whole genome shotgun sequence DNA encoding:
- the LOC127096415 gene encoding uncharacterized protein LOC127096415 produces the protein MERPKRHTKKYSFRQPDVKELRNLTSYVLDPLGFKARYGKLLPLLTTQVDEGLMSTLAQFYDPLYRCFLFPDFQLLPTLEEYSHLIGIPILDQVPFSGLESIPSAKEIASLLHIDEALIKANLITKGGIKGFSSEFLVAQATFYGEARSEDAFEALFVLLIYGLVLFPNFDKFVDMNAVRIFSVLNPVPTLLGDAYFSLHLRNMKGSGVIVCCLPLLYKWFISHLPQTIAFKENKSCLRWSQRLMSLTNDDISWYDRVYDTVQIIDSCGEFPNVPLLGTCGGISYNPTLARRQLGFPLKDKPHNILLEGVFFQEGKDPQGLKARFVRAWRNIRKKSKNELGPKNCIALEPYTSWVRQRAAEYLMPYDHPKPTPLDVAGPSTLPIQRVEESREEDLSRAWIREREELLQQIKEKDALIEFLEHQVIDDPNDTWTSLLPQSSKFWKRKYDQLAKAKADMEAAYEREIKKLCTSRLPASRANRDP